In the genome of Monodelphis domestica isolate mMonDom1 chromosome 2, mMonDom1.pri, whole genome shotgun sequence, one region contains:
- the MYBPH gene encoding myosin-binding protein H isoform X1: MPGEAEAETSALTPEEKTSDPANGPIPEANGTEAIPEPAGGETATAVPPEPASEELSPAAPAASLPLPPSEDLPSCPLLLTVEDVTDSSVALSWEPPENLGRLGIQGYILEYCQQGASEWVPVNARPMMVTQHTLRNLTTGSKLFFRVSAVSSAGTGPATVLDQPVHIKEIIEAPKIRVPRYLRQTYIRQVGETINLQIPFQSTPKPQVTWTHNSHALDTKRVSVRNGEQDSILFIRSAQRVDSGRYELSIRLEGLEAKATIDILVIERPGPPKSIKLLDVWGFNAALEWTPPEDTGNTELLGYTVQKADRKTGQWFTVLEHCHRTNCTVSDLIIGNSYSFRVFSENQCGLSATAPVTAELAHIQKADTVSKRDGIRERDFSEAPKFTHPLADHTTTPGYSTQLFCSVRATPKPKIIWMKNKMDIQGNPKYRALSEQGVCSLEIRKPSLFDAGVYTCKAINALGEASVDCRLDVKGEGFSEERWGWQQTPIADIHES; the protein is encoded by the exons ATGCCTGGAGAAGCAGAGGCCGAGACCTCAGCCCTCACGCCAGAGGAAAAGACTTCAGATCCTGCCAACGGGCCCATCCCcgaagcaaatggaacagaagcaATTCCAGAACCCGCAGGGGGAGAGACAGCTACTGCGGTACCCCCGGAACCAGCCTCGGAGGAGCTGAGCCCAGCAGCGCCCGCAGCctccctgcccctgcccccaaGCGAAG ATCTCCCCAGCTGCCCACTGCTGCTGACTGTGGAGGATGTGACTGACAGCTCAGTGGCGCTGAGCTGGGAACCCCCAGAAAACCTGGGACGGTTGGGGATACAAGGTTACATACTGGAATATTGTCAACAGGGAG CTTCAGAGTGGGTGCCTGTGAATGCCCGGCCCATGATGGTCACCCAGCATACACTTCGAAACCTGACTACAGGAAGCAAACTCTTTTTTCGGGTATCTGCCGTGAGCTCTGCGGGGACTGGCCCCGCCACTGTCTTGGACCAGCCTGTCCATATCAAGGAGATCATTG AGGCCCCCAAGATCCGGGTCCCCCGCTACCTGCGCCAGACCTACATCCGCCAGGTTGGGGAGACCATCAACCTCCAGATTCCTTTCCAA AGCACACCTAAGCCTCAGGTCACCTGGACCCATAACAGCCATGCCCTGGACACCAAACGCGTGAGTGTGCGTAATGGGGAACAAGATTCCATCCTCTTCATCCGCTCGGCCCAGAGGGTTGATTCAGGACGCTACGAGCTCAGCATTCGACTGGAAGGCCTAGAAGCCAAGGCTACCATTGACATCTTGGTGATTG AGAGACCCGGCCCCCCCAAAAGCATCAAACTGTTGGATGTGTGGGGCTTCAATGCTGCTCTGGAGTGGACACCCCCCGAGGACACTGGCAACACGGAGTTACTGGGCTACACAGTGCAGAAGGCAGATCGGAAGACAGGG CAATGGTTCACAGTCTTGGAGCACTGCCACCGGACAAACTGCACGGTGTCTGACCTCATCATTGGGAATTCCTACTCTTTCCGGGTCTTCTCAGAAAACCAGTGTGGCCTGAGTGCCACAGCTCCTGTCACGGCTGAGCTGGCCCACATCCAGAAGGCAG ATACTGTTAGCAAGCGAGATGGCATCCGAGAGAGAGACTTCTCAGAAGCCCCCAAGTTTACCCACCCTCTGGCAGATCACACAACCACCCCCGGTTACAGCACCCAACTATTCTGCTCTGTTCGAGCAACCCCCAAG CCCAAGATCATCTGGATGAAAAACAAGATGGACATACAGGGTAATCCCAAATACCGGGCCCTCAGTGAGCAAGGCGTCTGCTCCTTGGAGATCCGGAAGCCCAGCCTTTTTGATGCAGGAGTTTATACCTGCAAAGCCATCAATGCCCTGGGCGAGGCCTCTGTGGACTGTCGGCTGGACGTGAAAGGTGAAGGGTTCAGTGAAGAAAGATGGGGGTGGCAGCAGACTCCCATTGCAGACATTCATGAGTCATAG
- the CHI3L1 gene encoding chitinase-3-like protein 1 isoform X1 gives MGLKAAEIGFSILVLFQYSYAYKLVCYYTSWSQYRDGDAKCLPDNIDANLCTHVIYSFANISNNQIDTWEWNDVTLYETLNELKQRNTKLKTLLSVGGWNIGTKRFSDMASQTESRQTFINSVTEFLRTYDFDGLDLAWLYPGRRDRENYSLLLQEMADEFSKEAQRTGKERLLLSAALSAGRVAIDAGYNLPQISEHLDFINLLTYNFIGNWQKTTGHHSPLYKGRKDNNYSNVRYAVDYILLKKVPANKLVMGIPTFGNSFTLASSDSEVGAAILGPGTAGLYTKEPGTLAYYEVCEFLPGATVKRIVEQKVPYATKGNQWVGYEDQESVKTKVQFLKSRQLAGAMVWALDLDDFQGTFCNQKPYPLTGAIKEALFST, from the exons GTTATGCTTACAAGCTCGTCTGCTACTACACCAGCTGGTCCCAGTACCGAGATGGAGATGCCAAATGTTTGCCAGATAACATTGATGCCAACCTGTGTACCCACGTCATCTATAGCTTTGCCAACATAAGCAATAATCAGATTGATACCTGGGAATGGAATGACGTGACACTCTATGAAACTTTGAATGAGCTCAAACAAAG GAACACCAAACTGAAGACACTCTTGTCTGTGGGTGGTTGGAACATAGGCACCAAGAG GTTCTCTGACATGGCATCCCAAACTGAGAGCCGACAGACCTTCATCAACTCAGTCACAGAATTCCTGAGAACATACGACTTTGATGGACTGGACCTAGCCTGGCTCTACCCAggacggagagacagagagaattatTCCTTATTGCTTCAG GAAATGGCTGATGAATTTTCCAAAGAAGCCCAGAGGACTGGGAAGGAGAGACTTCTGCTCAGCGCAGCACTGTCTGCTGGGAGAGTTGCAATTGACGCAGGTTATAACCTCCCCCAAATCTCTGA GCACTTAGATTTTATCAATTTATTGACTTATAACTTCATTGGAAACTGGCAAAAGACCACTGGACACCATAGCCCCCTCTACAAGGGAAGGAAGGATAATAATTACAGCAATGTT aGATATGCTGTGGATTATATCCTATTGAAGAAGGTTCCAGCCAACAAACTGGTCATGGGTATCCCAACCTTTGGGAATAGTTTCACTTTAGCCTCCTCAGACTCTGAGGTTGGAGCAGCAATCCTGGGTCCTGGAACTGCAGGACTTTACACCAAGGAGCCAGGGACCCTGGCCTATTATGAA GTCTGTGAATTCCTCCCTGGGGCCACTGTCAAGAGGATTGTGGAACAAAAGGTCCCCTATGCCACAAAAGGCAATCAATGGGTGGGGTATGAGGATCAGGAAAGTGTCAAAACCAAG GTACAGTTCTTGAAGTCCAGGCAGCTGGCAGGAGCCATGGTGTGGGCCCTTGACTTGGATGACTTCCAGGGTACTTTCTGCAATCAGAAACCCTACCCCCTGACAGGGGCCATCAAAGAAGCTCTCTTTTCTACTTAG
- the CHI3L1 gene encoding chitinase-3-like protein 1 isoform X2, with translation MATYFWLGFSILVLFQYSYAYKLVCYYTSWSQYRDGDAKCLPDNIDANLCTHVIYSFANISNNQIDTWEWNDVTLYETLNELKQRNTKLKTLLSVGGWNIGTKRFSDMASQTESRQTFINSVTEFLRTYDFDGLDLAWLYPGRRDRENYSLLLQEMADEFSKEAQRTGKERLLLSAALSAGRVAIDAGYNLPQISEHLDFINLLTYNFIGNWQKTTGHHSPLYKGRKDNNYSNVRYAVDYILLKKVPANKLVMGIPTFGNSFTLASSDSEVGAAILGPGTAGLYTKEPGTLAYYEVCEFLPGATVKRIVEQKVPYATKGNQWVGYEDQESVKTKVQFLKSRQLAGAMVWALDLDDFQGTFCNQKPYPLTGAIKEALFST, from the exons GTTATGCTTACAAGCTCGTCTGCTACTACACCAGCTGGTCCCAGTACCGAGATGGAGATGCCAAATGTTTGCCAGATAACATTGATGCCAACCTGTGTACCCACGTCATCTATAGCTTTGCCAACATAAGCAATAATCAGATTGATACCTGGGAATGGAATGACGTGACACTCTATGAAACTTTGAATGAGCTCAAACAAAG GAACACCAAACTGAAGACACTCTTGTCTGTGGGTGGTTGGAACATAGGCACCAAGAG GTTCTCTGACATGGCATCCCAAACTGAGAGCCGACAGACCTTCATCAACTCAGTCACAGAATTCCTGAGAACATACGACTTTGATGGACTGGACCTAGCCTGGCTCTACCCAggacggagagacagagagaattatTCCTTATTGCTTCAG GAAATGGCTGATGAATTTTCCAAAGAAGCCCAGAGGACTGGGAAGGAGAGACTTCTGCTCAGCGCAGCACTGTCTGCTGGGAGAGTTGCAATTGACGCAGGTTATAACCTCCCCCAAATCTCTGA GCACTTAGATTTTATCAATTTATTGACTTATAACTTCATTGGAAACTGGCAAAAGACCACTGGACACCATAGCCCCCTCTACAAGGGAAGGAAGGATAATAATTACAGCAATGTT aGATATGCTGTGGATTATATCCTATTGAAGAAGGTTCCAGCCAACAAACTGGTCATGGGTATCCCAACCTTTGGGAATAGTTTCACTTTAGCCTCCTCAGACTCTGAGGTTGGAGCAGCAATCCTGGGTCCTGGAACTGCAGGACTTTACACCAAGGAGCCAGGGACCCTGGCCTATTATGAA GTCTGTGAATTCCTCCCTGGGGCCACTGTCAAGAGGATTGTGGAACAAAAGGTCCCCTATGCCACAAAAGGCAATCAATGGGTGGGGTATGAGGATCAGGAAAGTGTCAAAACCAAG GTACAGTTCTTGAAGTCCAGGCAGCTGGCAGGAGCCATGGTGTGGGCCCTTGACTTGGATGACTTCCAGGGTACTTTCTGCAATCAGAAACCCTACCCCCTGACAGGGGCCATCAAAGAAGCTCTCTTTTCTACTTAG
- the MYBPH gene encoding myosin-binding protein H isoform X2: protein MPGEAEAETSALTPEEKTSDPANGPIPEANGTEAIPEPAGGETATAVPPEPASEELSPAAPAASLPLPPSEDLPSCPLLLTVEDVTDSSVALSWEPPENLGRLGIQGYILEYCQQGASEWVPVNARPMMVTQHTLRNLTTGSKLFFRVSAVSSAGTGPATVLDQPVHIKEIIEAPKIRVPRYLRQTYIRQVGETINLQIPFQSTPKPQVTWTHNSHALDTKRVSVRNGEQDSILFIRSAQRVDSGRYELSIRLEGLEAKATIDILVIERPGPPKSIKLLDVWGFNAALEWTPPEDTGNTELLGYTVQKADRKTGQWFTVLEHCHRTNCTVSDLIIGNSYSFRVFSENQCGLSATAPVTAELAHIQKADTVSKRDGIRERDFSEAPKFTHPLADHTTTPGYSTQLFCSVRATPKPKIIWMKNKMDIQGNPKYRALSEQGVCSLEIRKPSLFDAGVYTCKAINALGEASVDCRLDVKASATH from the exons ATGCCTGGAGAAGCAGAGGCCGAGACCTCAGCCCTCACGCCAGAGGAAAAGACTTCAGATCCTGCCAACGGGCCCATCCCcgaagcaaatggaacagaagcaATTCCAGAACCCGCAGGGGGAGAGACAGCTACTGCGGTACCCCCGGAACCAGCCTCGGAGGAGCTGAGCCCAGCAGCGCCCGCAGCctccctgcccctgcccccaaGCGAAG ATCTCCCCAGCTGCCCACTGCTGCTGACTGTGGAGGATGTGACTGACAGCTCAGTGGCGCTGAGCTGGGAACCCCCAGAAAACCTGGGACGGTTGGGGATACAAGGTTACATACTGGAATATTGTCAACAGGGAG CTTCAGAGTGGGTGCCTGTGAATGCCCGGCCCATGATGGTCACCCAGCATACACTTCGAAACCTGACTACAGGAAGCAAACTCTTTTTTCGGGTATCTGCCGTGAGCTCTGCGGGGACTGGCCCCGCCACTGTCTTGGACCAGCCTGTCCATATCAAGGAGATCATTG AGGCCCCCAAGATCCGGGTCCCCCGCTACCTGCGCCAGACCTACATCCGCCAGGTTGGGGAGACCATCAACCTCCAGATTCCTTTCCAA AGCACACCTAAGCCTCAGGTCACCTGGACCCATAACAGCCATGCCCTGGACACCAAACGCGTGAGTGTGCGTAATGGGGAACAAGATTCCATCCTCTTCATCCGCTCGGCCCAGAGGGTTGATTCAGGACGCTACGAGCTCAGCATTCGACTGGAAGGCCTAGAAGCCAAGGCTACCATTGACATCTTGGTGATTG AGAGACCCGGCCCCCCCAAAAGCATCAAACTGTTGGATGTGTGGGGCTTCAATGCTGCTCTGGAGTGGACACCCCCCGAGGACACTGGCAACACGGAGTTACTGGGCTACACAGTGCAGAAGGCAGATCGGAAGACAGGG CAATGGTTCACAGTCTTGGAGCACTGCCACCGGACAAACTGCACGGTGTCTGACCTCATCATTGGGAATTCCTACTCTTTCCGGGTCTTCTCAGAAAACCAGTGTGGCCTGAGTGCCACAGCTCCTGTCACGGCTGAGCTGGCCCACATCCAGAAGGCAG ATACTGTTAGCAAGCGAGATGGCATCCGAGAGAGAGACTTCTCAGAAGCCCCCAAGTTTACCCACCCTCTGGCAGATCACACAACCACCCCCGGTTACAGCACCCAACTATTCTGCTCTGTTCGAGCAACCCCCAAG CCCAAGATCATCTGGATGAAAAACAAGATGGACATACAGGGTAATCCCAAATACCGGGCCCTCAGTGAGCAAGGCGTCTGCTCCTTGGAGATCCGGAAGCCCAGCCTTTTTGATGCAGGAGTTTATACCTGCAAAGCCATCAATGCCCTGGGCGAGGCCTCTGTGGACTGTCGGCTGGACGTGAAAG CTTCTGCCACACACTGA